Proteins from a single region of Haloarchaeobius litoreus:
- a CDS encoding 1,2-phenylacetyl-CoA epoxidase subunit PaaC: MSAELTSEGRRAAYDLALVLADTKFITAHRYSEWGMLGAPDIEEDIALSSVIQDELGHARSAYRAVTKIGADVEGGADDVDDLLYERDADEWRSATVLDEKLANWADIVGSLAFLDFATVLVFENVRDGSFDALQGMAGKVLQEESQHVQHGQAWLGVYADPDQDEFEQRDMQAAIDRFVPGVASWLGTGGSELVEAGVFTRTNDEMREEFLSEVQTLVEANGYEMPDVPDDWDDWDASTRRNAPPDPDSFTETVDEATGREHRYLAG; encoded by the coding sequence CGCTCTCGTGCTCGCGGACACCAAGTTCATCACCGCCCACCGGTACTCGGAGTGGGGGATGCTCGGAGCCCCGGACATCGAGGAGGACATCGCGCTCTCCTCGGTCATCCAGGACGAGCTCGGCCACGCACGCAGCGCGTACCGAGCCGTGACGAAGATCGGTGCCGACGTCGAGGGTGGGGCCGACGACGTGGACGACCTGCTCTACGAGCGCGACGCCGATGAGTGGCGGTCGGCAACGGTGCTCGACGAAAAGCTGGCGAACTGGGCCGACATCGTCGGCTCGCTCGCGTTCCTCGACTTCGCGACGGTGCTCGTCTTCGAGAACGTCCGCGACGGCTCGTTCGACGCGCTCCAGGGCATGGCCGGGAAGGTGCTGCAGGAGGAGTCCCAGCACGTCCAGCACGGCCAGGCGTGGCTCGGCGTGTACGCGGACCCGGACCAGGACGAGTTCGAGCAGCGCGACATGCAGGCGGCCATCGACCGCTTCGTCCCCGGCGTCGCGAGCTGGCTCGGGACCGGGGGCTCGGAGCTCGTCGAGGCGGGCGTGTTCACGCGCACCAACGACGAGATGCGCGAGGAGTTCCTCTCGGAGGTCCAGACCCTCGTCGAGGCCAACGGCTACGAGATGCCAGACGTGCCCGACGACTGGGACGACTGGGACGCATCGACCCGCCGAAACGCACCCCCGGACCCGGACTCGTTCACGGAGACCGTGGACGAGGCAACCGGGCGGGAACACCGGTACCTCGCGG